A genomic region of Pseudorca crassidens isolate mPseCra1 chromosome 10, mPseCra1.hap1, whole genome shotgun sequence contains the following coding sequences:
- the GP9 gene encoding platelet glycoprotein IX, whose product MSIWAALLLIWAAAEASEDCPAACACRALDTMGLLVDCRGRGLAVMPALPAHTRHLLLGNNSLRSVPRGAFDHLPQLQSLDVAHNPWRCDCGVTYLRLWLEDRAPAELLRVRCGGPGPASGRALGQLSGSELGSCGWILRATWADTGPWWDAALAVVAALGLALLAGLLCTVSVPRA is encoded by the coding sequence ATGTCCATCTGGGCTGCCCTGCTCTTGATCTGGGCGGCCGCCGAGGCCTCCGAGGACTGCCCCGCCGCGTGCGCCTGCCGCGCCTTGGACACCATGGGGCTGCTGGTGGACTGCAGGGGCCGGGGACTTGCGGTGATGCCCGCCCTCCCGGCACATACGCGCCACCTCCTGCTGGGCAACAACAGCCTGCGCTCAGTGCCCCGGGGAGCCTTCGACCACCTGCCTCAGCTGCAGAGCCTCGACGTGGCGCACAACCCCTGGCGCTGCGACTGCGGCGTCACGTACCTGCGCCTTTGGCTGGAGGACCGCGCGCCCGCGGAGCTGCTGCGCGTGCGCTGTGGCGGCCCCGGCCCCGCCTCCGGCCGCGCGCTCGGGCAGCTCAGCGGCTCCGAGCTGGGCAGCTGCGGCTGGATCCTGCGGGCGACCTGGGCCGACACGGGGCCCTGGTGGGACGCGGCGCTGGCCGTCGTGGCCGCGCTGGGCCTGGCTCTCCTGGCGGGCCTGCTGTGCACCGTCTCCGTGCCCCGAGCCTGA